A region of the Streptomyces sp. NBC_00442 genome:
CCGAGCTCACCCGCCACGGCCGGGGCGAGCGCGTCCGCACGTACCACGGCAGCGTCCGCATCACCACCGAACTCACCGACTTCACCGCACTCGGCGAACTCACCACCCGCCTCGCCGACCTCGAACTCACCCGCGTCGACGGCCCCTGGTGGCGCCTGCGCCGCGACTCACCCGCCCACACCGAAGTACGCCGCCGCGCCGTCCACCAAGCCGTCGCACGCGCCCGCGAATACGCCGACGCCCTCGACACCACCCTCGCCGCCCTCGTCGAACTCTCCGACCCCGGCGCCGAAGTCCCCACCCCCGGCTACGGCATGGCCCCCGCCGGCGGCAGGTCCTTCAGTCCTGGAGCCGCCGGAGCCGCCGAACCCGCCCCCGCCCTCGACCTCGAACCCCAACGCCAAACCGTCCGCGCCCGCGTCCACGCCCGCTTCATCATGACCCCGCCCAGCCTCTGACACCCCGTCGCGCCACCACACGCCGGGCGCCCCGAAACCGCTCATCGGAGCGCCCGCGCGCACACTTCAACACTTGTCAACCACCCTTCACGCAAAGGTTGTTGAGCAGTAACCCGCGACCAAATACCTACCCGACGGTAAGCCCCTAGGCTCACCCCATGCGCCGAGCCAAAATCGTCTGCACCCTAGGGCCCGCCACCGACACATACGACCAGATCAAAGCCCTGGTCGAAGCCGGAATGGACGTCGCCCGTCTCAACCTCAGCCACGGCAGCTACGCCGAACACGAAGAGCGCTTCCACCGCGTCCGCAAGGCCTCCGAAGAGACCGGCCGCAAC
Encoded here:
- a CDS encoding SIMPL domain-containing protein, which gives rise to MTDTQPYGTPDQPRLAVHGEAHLEVDPELAGITITIATRGPDRRATLDDLTRRNTYVVDLIKTYGDTVEKLETGAFTLTPELTRHGRGERVRTYHGSVRITTELTDFTALGELTTRLADLELTRVDGPWWRLRRDSPAHTEVRRRAVHQAVARAREYADALDTTLAALVELSDPGAEVPTPGYGMAPAGGRSFSPGAAGAAEPAPALDLEPQRQTVRARVHARFIMTPPSL